In Mucilaginibacter celer, one DNA window encodes the following:
- a CDS encoding serine hydrolase produces the protein MKLNLKYRLPLFMMGVLCTASVLAQNNKAANIDTLMRRANRLGMFNGNVLVADHGKVIYKAALGYADASKTTKLTEAYRFHIGSIAKEFNAVGIMMLQQKGKLSLDDKLSKYLPELPAWADSMSIINLLQYTSGLPDVQWKTVKSDADNMADLMKIAQLNSVPGKKYNYNNNNVFLQRRVIEKITGISFKQFVEDDELKPAGMNTAVIDPTEKDALVAHAYDNKGNADPFFYPISGWTALTLDDFYAWANAIDKFKLINPVATREIINGIGPNRQSGLGGGSMDEDKMISHIHDGTSMNYQALLVSKAPAGITVILMTNNKQGNLYAIDRSIEAILDGKPYAQIRKSFVDEFSTKIDSLNGAQILAFYNDVKAKHRDEYSFDGEDTLNELGYHLMGSKRLADAIMVFEFNTKLFPNSGNVFDSLGEAYYNQGNKPLALLNYKKSLQLDPTNDNAKKIITELDK, from the coding sequence ATGAAACTGAATTTGAAATACAGGTTGCCTTTGTTTATGATGGGTGTTTTATGCACCGCATCTGTCTTAGCACAAAATAATAAGGCAGCCAATATTGATACGCTGATGCGCCGTGCTAACCGGCTTGGTATGTTTAACGGCAATGTGCTGGTGGCCGATCACGGCAAAGTGATTTATAAAGCCGCCTTAGGTTATGCCGATGCCTCCAAAACTACCAAACTTACCGAGGCCTACCGTTTTCATATCGGCTCGATAGCCAAAGAGTTTAATGCCGTTGGCATCATGATGCTGCAACAAAAGGGTAAGCTTAGCCTGGACGATAAATTATCCAAATACCTGCCCGAACTACCGGCCTGGGCCGACTCGATGAGCATCATTAACCTGCTGCAATACACCAGCGGCCTACCTGATGTTCAATGGAAAACGGTTAAAAGCGATGCCGATAATATGGCCGATTTAATGAAGATAGCTCAGCTTAATTCTGTACCGGGTAAAAAATATAACTACAACAATAACAATGTGTTTTTACAGCGCCGCGTTATCGAAAAAATAACCGGCATAAGCTTTAAACAGTTTGTTGAAGATGATGAATTGAAGCCGGCCGGGATGAATACCGCTGTTATCGATCCCACAGAAAAAGATGCCTTAGTGGCGCATGCTTATGATAACAAAGGTAACGCCGATCCGTTTTTTTACCCCATCTCGGGCTGGACGGCTTTAACACTTGATGATTTTTATGCCTGGGCAAATGCCATAGACAAATTTAAACTGATTAATCCGGTTGCTACCCGCGAGATCATTAACGGTATAGGCCCAAACAGGCAATCGGGGCTTGGCGGCGGGAGTATGGATGAGGACAAAATGATCAGTCACATACATGATGGCACCAGTATGAATTACCAGGCACTGCTGGTAAGTAAAGCGCCCGCGGGGATTACCGTTATCCTGATGACCAATAACAAACAAGGTAACCTTTACGCCATCGACAGATCGATAGAGGCAATTTTAGATGGGAAGCCTTATGCCCAGATCAGGAAATCGTTTGTAGACGAGTTCAGCACCAAAATCGATTCGCTTAACGGTGCACAGATCCTTGCTTTTTACAACGATGTTAAGGCCAAACACCGGGATGAGTACAGCTTTGACGGCGAAGACACGCTTAACGAGTTAGGTTACCACTTAATGGGCAGCAAACGCCTGGCCGATGCCATTATGGTTTTTGAATTCAACACAAAATTATTTCCAAACTCAGGCAACGTTTTTGATAGTTTGGGCGAAGCATATTATAACCAGGGTAATAAACCGTTAGCGCTGCTCAACTATAAAAAATCATTGCAGCTCGACCCGACAAACGATAACGCAAAAAAGATCATCACTGAATTGGATAAATAG
- a CDS encoding DoxX family membrane protein produces MKQAAKVSAYIYATVMFIFGIQHFMYADFVATLVPGWIPFHLFWVYFTALALMSSAVSIYIGICAKWGCLLLACMIWVFILTIHIPLLINSHFDGGKITNALKDTGLASCAFILAWIYQQEGIK; encoded by the coding sequence ATGAAACAGGCAGCTAAAGTAAGCGCATATATTTATGCAACGGTAATGTTCATTTTCGGGATCCAGCATTTTATGTATGCAGATTTTGTAGCCACACTGGTACCAGGATGGATCCCATTTCATTTGTTCTGGGTGTACTTTACAGCGCTTGCCCTTATGTCATCGGCAGTGAGTATTTATATCGGTATATGCGCCAAATGGGGTTGTTTGCTGTTAGCATGCATGATATGGGTTTTTATTTTAACCATCCATATCCCGCTGCTTATCAACAGTCATTTTGATGGCGGTAAAATAACCAATGCACTTAAAGATACCGGTTTGGCCAGCTGCGCTTTTATTTTGGCCTGGATCTATCAGCAGGAAGGGATTAAATAA
- a CDS encoding PTS sugar transporter subunit IIA — MENTEGTRKFLIATHGRLAGGVKSSLDIITGAMDSIFLIEAYVDENRSIEDDIKAVVDQVGDNDELIVFSDIMGGSVTNQVLQYASQSNVHVVSGFNLPLVIEIVLADTDTPAQEVIAEAIENAKQQMVYVNQLLAAQTQEEDND; from the coding sequence ATGGAGAATACCGAAGGAACCCGAAAATTTCTGATAGCTACGCATGGCAGGCTGGCTGGCGGTGTAAAATCATCGCTCGATATTATTACCGGCGCTATGGATAGTATTTTTTTGATAGAGGCTTATGTAGATGAAAACAGGTCGATCGAGGATGATATTAAAGCGGTGGTTGACCAGGTTGGCGATAACGACGAGTTGATTGTGTTTTCGGATATTATGGGTGGCAGCGTTACCAATCAGGTTTTGCAATATGCCAGTCAAAGCAACGTGCATGTAGTTTCGGGCTTTAACCTGCCTTTGGTAATTGAGATAGTACTGGCAGATACCGATACCCCGGCGCAGGAAGTAATTGCCGAAGCCATTGAAAACGCCAAACAACAAATGGTATACGTAAACCAACTTTTAGCCGCACAAACGCAGGAGGAAGACAATGATTAA
- a CDS encoding BlaI/MecI/CopY family transcriptional regulator, translating into MSEKEQNRQIEPTKSELEILQVLWDKGPSTVRAVNDELLKQKDVNYTTTLKLMQIMADKGILNRDESQMKHIYSVAEEEQKTKAHLLDKFVDTMYKGSASKLVMQLLGNKKTSDQELQEIKEILKKLEE; encoded by the coding sequence ATGAGCGAGAAAGAGCAAAACAGGCAAATTGAACCAACCAAATCCGAGCTGGAAATACTGCAGGTACTGTGGGATAAAGGCCCTTCAACAGTGCGTGCCGTAAACGATGAATTACTGAAGCAAAAGGATGTAAACTATACAACCACGCTGAAACTGATGCAGATTATGGCCGATAAGGGCATCCTGAACCGCGATGAAAGCCAGATGAAGCACATTTACAGCGTTGCCGAAGAAGAGCAGAAAACCAAAGCCCATTTGCTGGATAAGTTTGTGGATACGATGTACAAAGGCTCGGCAAGCAAGCTGGTGATGCAGTTGCTGGGCAACAAAAAAACATCCGATCAGGAATTACAGGAGATAAAAGAGATTCTCAAAAAACTGGAGGAATAG
- a CDS encoding ThuA domain-containing protein produces the protein MKKFIYSTMFFVLMLLAGNLAFAQQPQFKVLALYSTDVESDHVDFAMDAMKFYGKMAKEKNFVFDTTSNWGDLNDDKLKDYQVVVWLNEFPHNQAQRSAFENFMNNGGAWLGFHVSGYNDKYTKWPWFVNFLGATFYNNNWPPLPAKMIVDDNTHPVTKSLGKSYVAPINEWYGWKPNPRDSKDIKVLVTLDPANYPLGKKDIIRDGDIPVVWTNTKYKMLYMNMGHGDLIFTSPQQNQMFEDALLWLAAKK, from the coding sequence ATGAAGAAATTTATATACTCCACGATGTTTTTTGTGCTGATGCTCTTGGCCGGTAACCTTGCATTTGCCCAGCAGCCACAATTTAAAGTATTGGCCTTGTACTCAACTGATGTTGAGAGCGACCACGTTGATTTTGCCATGGATGCCATGAAATTCTACGGTAAAATGGCCAAAGAAAAAAACTTTGTTTTTGATACCACCAGCAATTGGGGCGATTTGAACGACGATAAGCTGAAAGACTACCAGGTTGTGGTTTGGCTTAACGAGTTTCCGCATAACCAGGCACAGCGCAGCGCTTTTGAAAACTTTATGAATAACGGCGGGGCCTGGCTGGGCTTCCACGTGTCGGGCTATAATGATAAGTACACCAAATGGCCTTGGTTTGTGAACTTTTTGGGCGCTACGTTTTACAACAACAATTGGCCGCCGCTGCCTGCCAAAATGATTGTTGATGATAATACGCACCCCGTAACCAAAAGCCTGGGTAAAAGCTATGTAGCACCCATCAACGAGTGGTACGGCTGGAAACCCAACCCGCGCGATAGCAAGGACATTAAAGTACTGGTAACGCTCGATCCGGCAAACTATCCGCTGGGTAAAAAAGATATCATCCGCGATGGCGATATCCCGGTGGTATGGACAAACACCAAATACAAAATGCTATACATGAACATGGGTCACGGCGATTTGATATTTACCTCGCCCCAGCAAAACCAAATGTTTGAGGACGCATTGCTGTGGTTAGCTGCTAAAAAATAA
- a CDS encoding redoxin family protein — MKKLKIHICLILALLLCSPVFSYAADEHKTLAIGAAAPDFSLPGINGKTYTLQSFKNAKVLVVVFMCNHCPTSQAYEDRVIKLTSDYAAKGVSVVAINPNNPSSLRYDELGYSDLGDGFDDMKIRAKDKGFNFPYLYDGETEIASNKYGPVATPHIFVFDKDRKLRYNGRIDDMENPAKTPKSQDVRNAIDAVLAGKEIAVPVTKTFGCSVKWAEKKDWIEKAQIQWAKEPVKIDTISATGIAGVVKNHSDRLRLINLWATWCGPCVAEFDDLVTLNRLYRDRGLEFVSISADDPVNKDKALKFLQRKQSSGTNYIYTGDDKYKMIEAVDPKWDGALPYTMLVDPEGKVVYTHQGAIDIEELKKVIWNNPMMGRIYK, encoded by the coding sequence ATGAAGAAGTTAAAGATCCATATATGCTTAATCCTCGCGCTGTTATTGTGCAGCCCGGTATTTTCTTATGCTGCCGATGAGCATAAAACGCTGGCAATCGGTGCGGCTGCACCGGATTTTAGTCTGCCCGGTATTAATGGGAAAACCTATACCCTGCAGTCCTTTAAAAACGCCAAAGTACTGGTGGTTGTGTTTATGTGTAATCACTGCCCAACATCGCAGGCTTATGAGGATAGGGTGATCAAACTTACCAGCGATTACGCTGCCAAAGGTGTTAGCGTTGTTGCAATCAATCCTAATAATCCATCGTCATTACGGTATGATGAGTTAGGTTACAGCGATTTGGGCGATGGTTTTGATGATATGAAAATACGCGCCAAAGATAAAGGCTTCAACTTCCCGTACCTGTACGATGGTGAAACCGAAATAGCATCCAACAAATACGGCCCGGTAGCTACGCCGCATATTTTTGTTTTTGATAAGGATAGGAAGCTGCGCTATAATGGCCGTATTGATGATATGGAAAATCCGGCTAAAACACCAAAATCGCAGGATGTGCGCAATGCTATCGATGCTGTGCTGGCCGGCAAAGAAATAGCCGTACCGGTTACCAAAACTTTCGGCTGCTCGGTAAAATGGGCAGAGAAAAAAGATTGGATTGAAAAAGCGCAAATTCAATGGGCTAAAGAACCTGTTAAAATAGATACCATCAGCGCCACGGGGATTGCCGGAGTAGTGAAAAATCATTCGGACAGGCTAAGGCTCATCAACCTTTGGGCTACCTGGTGCGGCCCTTGTGTTGCCGAGTTTGACGATCTGGTAACCCTGAACCGCTTGTATCGCGACAGGGGGTTAGAGTTTGTAAGCATCAGTGCCGATGATCCGGTCAATAAGGATAAAGCCCTGAAATTTTTGCAACGCAAACAATCATCGGGTACCAATTACATCTACACCGGCGATGATAAGTACAAAATGATAGAAGCTGTGGACCCGAAATGGGATGGCGCACTGCCCTACACCATGCTGGTTGATCCCGAGGGCAAAGTGGTTTACACCCACCAGGGGGCTATCGATATTGAAGAGCTGAAAAAAGTGATCTGGAATAACCCGATGATGGGCAGGATCTATAAATAA
- a CDS encoding ThuA domain-containing protein, with protein MKKIALIISFCLLTVVAFAQKAPRFKVIALYENGGHHIEYSKVAKVWLDKLAADSNFSIDYIQNTDKINEKFLSQYQLFIQLDYPPYAWKEPAVKAFEKYIDEGKGGWIGFHHATLLGEFDGFPMWNWFSNFMGNTRYKNYIATFAKGTVNVEDKKHPVMKGVSPSFLVQKEEWYTYDKSPRANVHVLASVDESTYEPKDGITMGDHPVVWTNPAKKARNVYIFMGHSPLLFESKDYTTLFSNAIFWAAKK; from the coding sequence ATGAAAAAAATAGCCCTGATAATTAGTTTTTGCCTGTTAACCGTCGTGGCTTTTGCCCAAAAAGCACCCCGCTTTAAAGTGATTGCCCTGTATGAAAACGGGGGCCACCACATTGAATATTCAAAAGTTGCCAAAGTTTGGCTGGATAAACTGGCAGCCGATAGTAATTTTTCTATCGATTATATCCAGAATACCGATAAGATAAACGAAAAGTTCCTGTCACAATATCAACTTTTTATCCAACTGGATTACCCACCTTATGCCTGGAAAGAACCGGCTGTAAAAGCATTTGAAAAATATATTGATGAAGGTAAAGGCGGCTGGATTGGTTTTCACCATGCAACCCTGCTTGGCGAATTTGACGGCTTCCCAATGTGGAACTGGTTTTCGAATTTTATGGGCAATACCCGCTATAAAAATTACATAGCCACCTTTGCCAAAGGCACCGTGAACGTTGAGGATAAAAAGCACCCGGTTATGAAAGGCGTATCGCCATCGTTTTTAGTGCAGAAAGAGGAGTGGTACACCTATGATAAAAGTCCGCGGGCTAATGTGCATGTGCTGGCCTCGGTGGATGAATCTACATACGAGCCTAAAGATGGTATCACCATGGGCGACCACCCGGTAGTCTGGACTAATCCTGCTAAAAAAGCGCGGAATGTTTACATTTTTATGGGGCATTCGCCTTTGCTTTTTGAAAGTAAGGATTATACAACCTTGTTTAGTAATGCGATTTTCTGGGCGGCAAAAAAGTAA
- a CDS encoding PTS sugar transporter subunit IIB, whose product MIKLIRIDDRLVHGQVAFTWTPALGADCLLIANDKVAKDEFMKMTLSLAKPAGTKLLIKTVKDAATFLNDEKSKNAKVLVLINNIKDAAALAADVPEITSVNFGGLRSKEGSKLISKAIAVNDDDIAVIREMLAKGIELEVRQVPTDNRQLVESLI is encoded by the coding sequence ATGATTAAACTGATTAGAATAGACGACCGGTTGGTACACGGCCAGGTAGCCTTCACCTGGACACCCGCTCTTGGTGCCGATTGCCTGCTGATAGCAAACGATAAAGTAGCTAAGGACGAATTTATGAAGATGACCTTAAGCCTGGCCAAACCGGCAGGCACAAAACTGCTCATCAAAACCGTAAAAGACGCAGCCACTTTTTTAAACGACGAAAAAAGCAAAAACGCCAAAGTACTGGTGCTTATTAATAATATTAAAGATGCGGCCGCTTTAGCTGCCGATGTACCGGAGATCACCTCGGTTAATTTTGGTGGCTTACGCTCCAAAGAAGGTTCAAAGCTGATCTCGAAGGCCATCGCGGTAAATGATGATGATATTGCTGTGATCCGTGAGATGCTGGCCAAAGGCATTGAACTGGAAGTGCGCCAGGTGCCTACCGATAACCGGCAGCTTGTGGAAAGCCTTATTTAA
- a CDS encoding glycoside hydrolase family 9 protein, producing MNLKKHITILLSICLLLAALPFFAQAQSIKVVTNHVGYEENKAKHAIIVADSHLTLSNFNLIDAEKGNTVFSGTITYSGPVNKWKNFEFWTLDFSGFATPGTYKIQFSSPKGNISSYPFIIGKNVLEKATISDVVYYFKGQRSSGLLDKADHHLVLSGTTDTIDAHGGWYDATGDYGKHLSHLSFSNYFNPQQISLTAFSLFKTYELLSARSGTDFRQFNRRILDEAMYGADYLVRMQAKNGSFYRSVSSPGPGKLPKDRVIQADEGSYRIKQNKDQSFTKTTTGKNWRTYQASYRSGAGISIAALAMASAYPTSGEYSNSDYLKAAENAFAFLEKENPQMDYDKKENILDNYCALSAATELYKVTHKPIYQTAAEKRANNLLNRLSSWNKYQNFWRADDKDRPFFHPSDGGLPVVSLLYYYPQASAAIQAKIKAAVRKSMEFELSITHEVNNPFGYSRELVQDTLGNRKSAFFFPHGSDASPWWQGENARLGSVATAARMAANLFKDDKAFHDQLSAFAIDQLNWILGLNPFDASMLQGTGHNNPAYGFFGTFEYTNAPGGIVNGITSGFENEDDIDFNIPYAVSGKDSDWRWAEQWLPHTAWYLLAVSTSDQL from the coding sequence ATGAACCTGAAAAAACATATAACCATTTTATTATCGATATGCCTGCTTTTGGCAGCATTGCCGTTTTTTGCGCAGGCTCAAAGTATTAAAGTGGTAACCAACCATGTAGGTTACGAAGAAAATAAAGCTAAACATGCCATTATTGTAGCCGATAGTCATCTTACCCTAAGCAATTTTAATTTAATAGATGCCGAAAAAGGCAACACCGTTTTTTCGGGTACGATCACTTACAGCGGCCCGGTAAACAAGTGGAAGAACTTTGAATTCTGGACGCTTGATTTTAGTGGTTTCGCTACGCCGGGCACTTATAAAATACAGTTCAGCTCGCCCAAAGGCAATATTTCATCTTATCCTTTTATAATAGGAAAGAATGTATTGGAAAAAGCCACCATATCTGATGTGGTATATTACTTTAAAGGGCAGCGCAGCTCGGGTTTGTTGGATAAGGCCGATCATCATTTAGTACTATCGGGTACTACCGATACCATTGATGCTCACGGTGGCTGGTACGATGCCACTGGTGACTATGGCAAGCATTTATCCCACCTCTCATTCTCCAACTACTTTAACCCGCAGCAAATTTCGTTAACTGCTTTTAGCTTATTCAAAACTTACGAGTTATTATCGGCCCGATCAGGAACCGATTTCCGCCAGTTTAACCGCCGTATTTTAGATGAGGCTATGTATGGTGCTGATTATTTGGTGCGCATGCAGGCTAAAAACGGTTCATTCTATCGTTCTGTATCATCGCCGGGGCCGGGCAAATTACCTAAAGACAGGGTGATTCAGGCCGATGAGGGTAGCTATCGTATCAAACAAAATAAAGATCAATCTTTTACCAAAACCACAACCGGCAAAAACTGGCGTACTTACCAGGCCAGCTACCGCTCAGGCGCGGGCATCAGTATCGCGGCCTTGGCTATGGCTTCGGCTTATCCAACATCGGGCGAGTATAGTAATTCCGATTACCTGAAAGCCGCCGAAAACGCTTTTGCCTTTTTGGAGAAGGAGAATCCGCAGATGGATTACGATAAAAAGGAAAATATCCTTGATAATTACTGCGCCCTAAGCGCCGCCACCGAACTGTATAAAGTAACCCACAAACCAATTTACCAAACCGCTGCCGAAAAACGTGCTAATAACCTGCTTAACCGCCTCAGCTCATGGAATAAATACCAAAACTTTTGGCGTGCCGATGATAAAGACCGCCCGTTTTTCCATCCATCGGATGGTGGTTTGCCGGTGGTGAGTTTATTGTACTACTATCCGCAGGCTTCGGCGGCTATTCAGGCTAAGATAAAAGCCGCGGTAAGGAAATCGATGGAGTTTGAGCTAAGCATTACGCATGAGGTAAATAACCCCTTCGGCTATAGCCGCGAACTGGTGCAGGATACTTTGGGCAACCGCAAAAGTGCCTTCTTTTTCCCGCACGGCAGCGATGCTTCGCCATGGTGGCAGGGAGAGAACGCGCGTCTTGGTTCTGTAGCTACTGCTGCAAGGATGGCGGCTAACCTGTTTAAAGACGATAAGGCTTTTCACGATCAGCTATCTGCTTTCGCGATAGACCAATTGAATTGGATATTAGGATTAAACCCCTTCGATGCCAGTATGCTGCAAGGTACCGGTCATAACAACCCGGCCTACGGCTTTTTCGGCACATTTGAATACACCAATGCGCCGGGCGGCATTGTAAACGGTATTACCTCGGGTTTTGAAAACGAAGACGACATCGACTTTAATATCCCTTACGCCGTTTCGGGCAAAGATTCAGATTGGCGATGGGCCGAGCAATGGCTTCCGCATACGGCCTGGTACCTGCTGGCTGTTTCCACAAGCGATCAATTGTAA
- a CDS encoding universal stress protein produces the protein MKSILVIHNLKSESRNALAYASELSEKLNVKVVVTYTVPESRSLSAQQTVPEDSFLHDEVNVHEHNHVADHVISLSYIDTLGMSIHELTVKYDTGIIIKGVSGTAQAINEELKTILHHTSCPVLAVPEDVNFSLRNIGYLTDLRFAKKNITCFINQFTSSTNTKAKLFNVAELGVPHMHDAYAQTVFAQSFGNYNLGLMNIREREVAKTIDVLTNIMQVDLFVLSNRSSQLNAVWEHYDAHAGQPHAHFPVLIFPC, from the coding sequence ATGAAATCTATTTTGGTAATCCACAACCTTAAAAGTGAGAGCCGGAACGCCCTTGCTTACGCGAGCGAATTAAGTGAAAAATTGAACGTTAAGGTTGTTGTTACCTACACGGTCCCCGAATCACGCAGCTTATCTGCGCAGCAAACGGTTCCCGAAGATAGTTTTTTGCATGATGAGGTAAACGTTCATGAACATAATCACGTAGCTGATCATGTCATTTCCCTAAGCTACATCGATACGCTCGGCATGTCTATCCATGAGCTAACGGTTAAATACGATACCGGGATCATAATAAAAGGAGTTTCGGGCACGGCGCAGGCCATCAACGAAGAACTTAAGACAATTTTACATCACACCAGCTGCCCGGTGCTGGCGGTTCCGGAGGATGTGAACTTTAGTCTGCGTAATATAGGGTATTTAACCGATCTAAGGTTTGCTAAAAAGAACATCACTTGTTTTATCAACCAGTTTACTTCATCAACCAATACAAAAGCAAAGCTATTTAACGTGGCCGAGCTAGGCGTACCCCATATGCACGATGCTTATGCACAAACTGTTTTTGCGCAATCATTTGGCAACTACAATCTCGGCCTGATGAATATCAGGGAAAGGGAGGTTGCCAAAACCATCGATGTATTGACCAATATTATGCAGGTTGATCTGTTTGTGCTGAGCAACCGCAGTTCGCAATTAAACGCCGTTTGGGAACATTATGATGCGCATGCCGGGCAACCGCACGCGCATTTTCCGGTTTTGATATTTCCTTGTTAA
- a CDS encoding M56 family metallopeptidase, whose product MEFSLLNMMPGNLAEALCATLLHSLWEGLALSLLAGAVMVSTKNTSAAKRYNMLIGLMLVFTVAVAVTFAVLYQGKPVSVQSIAATDGNAPVNNIVNQAVVTRQTSFIANAGTYLNNHAAGIVLVWLLIVSARCLQLLTGLHGLYHLKRKSVFAVDESWERYVSAMAARMGIPGIVHIAGSGLAKVPMVIGHLKPLILLPVGLLTALPPAEVEAILVHELAHIRRRDYLVNLLQSLLEIVFFFNPAVLWLSALIRTERENCCDDIAVSQTSSKVNYIRALVSCQQYRQSAPAFAMAIKDKEGHLLSRVKRMVSGNNQSLSLRERSLLGVVLLAAMLFTAAFTNAAGINGMVVKATQLIKKEMPVKKQNAKLTMETHDTLSRRASLLQPVINDDTIKKAREKEAADTLKKLVTQDSITQINRLGKLKGSLGSMTGNNEKSLSEMKRLAKMDSINLAERFKQLQAVKNNDPAYKARTAEYKASTTGYQQSAYKDYNKPYEPSKEPTIGDKVTEELIKDGLAAENSPSLSFKLSEKEMIINGKKQPDEIFQKYKAKFVPPLTGKNGWTLYHNYDTDTQTKP is encoded by the coding sequence ATGGAATTTTCACTGTTAAATATGATGCCCGGCAACCTTGCAGAGGCGCTTTGTGCAACGCTGCTGCACTCGTTATGGGAAGGTTTGGCACTTTCGTTACTGGCTGGTGCTGTTATGGTGAGTACAAAAAACACATCGGCTGCAAAACGGTACAATATGCTTATCGGGTTGATGCTGGTGTTTACCGTAGCTGTCGCGGTTACTTTTGCTGTTTTATACCAGGGTAAGCCGGTTAGTGTACAAAGCATAGCAGCAACAGATGGGAATGCCCCGGTTAATAATATCGTAAATCAGGCCGTCGTAACCAGGCAAACTTCATTTATAGCAAATGCCGGTACATATTTAAATAACCATGCTGCCGGTATTGTATTGGTTTGGCTGTTGATAGTTAGCGCACGTTGCCTGCAGCTGCTAACCGGTTTGCACGGTTTGTATCATTTAAAACGTAAATCTGTTTTTGCTGTAGATGAAAGCTGGGAGCGCTACGTATCGGCCATGGCGGCAAGGATGGGCATCCCCGGTATTGTGCATATCGCCGGGTCGGGGCTGGCGAAGGTGCCTATGGTAATAGGGCATCTTAAACCTTTAATATTATTGCCGGTTGGCTTGTTAACTGCTTTACCGCCTGCCGAGGTTGAAGCGATACTGGTGCACGAGCTGGCCCATATCCGCAGGCGCGATTACCTGGTTAATTTATTGCAAAGCCTGCTGGAGATTGTGTTTTTCTTTAACCCTGCCGTGCTCTGGCTTTCAGCATTGATCCGCACTGAGCGCGAAAATTGCTGTGATGATATTGCTGTATCGCAAACCAGCAGTAAGGTAAATTATATCCGGGCGCTGGTATCCTGCCAGCAGTACCGGCAATCGGCACCGGCTTTTGCCATGGCTATAAAGGATAAGGAAGGTCATTTATTAAGCAGGGTAAAGCGCATGGTATCGGGCAATAACCAATCATTAAGCCTGCGTGAGCGGTCGTTGCTTGGTGTTGTGTTGCTGGCAGCTATGCTTTTCACCGCCGCTTTTACCAATGCTGCCGGTATTAACGGCATGGTAGTTAAAGCCACTCAGCTGATAAAAAAGGAGATGCCGGTAAAAAAACAGAACGCCAAACTCACTATGGAAACTCATGATACTTTAAGCAGGAGAGCATCGCTTTTGCAGCCGGTAATTAATGACGATACCATAAAAAAAGCCCGCGAAAAAGAAGCCGCAGATACGCTTAAAAAACTGGTTACACAGGATTCAATAACCCAAATAAATAGGCTCGGTAAACTAAAAGGATCATTAGGATCGATGACGGGCAATAACGAAAAAAGCCTATCCGAAATGAAGCGGCTGGCCAAAATGGATTCGATAAACCTTGCCGAACGGTTTAAGCAACTGCAGGCTGTAAAAAATAACGACCCGGCTTACAAAGCGCGTACAGCTGAATATAAGGCATCTACAACAGGCTATCAGCAATCGGCATATAAAGATTATAATAAGCCTTATGAACCATCAAAAGAACCTACCATAGGGGATAAGGTAACCGAAGAGTTGATAAAGGACGGTCTCGCTGCTGAAAATTCGCCCAGCCTTTCTTTTAAACTCAGCGAAAAGGAGATGATCATCAACGGAAAGAAACAGCCCGATGAGATTTTTCAAAAATACAAAGCCAAATTTGTACCACCGCTTACAGGCAAAAACGGATGGACCTTATATCATAACTACGATACCGATACCCAAACAAAGCCTTAG
- a CDS encoding HTH domain-containing protein produces MNRADRLLKLLVLLQSRDVVSIDLLKQHFNISSHVAYQDLEALKELKIVVTFEAEKGCFVLVGSCPSPLKDKEIVSKPMMILPPAIKNEVLSIISQENNPS; encoded by the coding sequence ATGAACAGGGCCGACAGGTTACTTAAACTATTGGTATTGCTGCAAAGCAGAGATGTGGTAAGCATCGACCTGCTGAAACAGCATTTCAATATCAGTAGCCATGTTGCCTACCAGGATCTGGAAGCGCTAAAAGAACTGAAAATAGTGGTAACTTTTGAAGCTGAAAAAGGTTGTTTTGTGTTGGTGGGGAGTTGCCCATCGCCGTTAAAGGATAAAGAAATTGTATCAAAGCCGATGATGATCTTGCCTCCGGCTATTAAAAATGAGGTGTTATCGATTATATCCCAGGAAAATAACCCTTCCTAA